A genomic window from Quercus lobata isolate SW786 chromosome 10, ValleyOak3.0 Primary Assembly, whole genome shotgun sequence includes:
- the LOC115963623 gene encoding splicing factor U2af small subunit B-like: protein MAEHLASIFGTEKDRVNCPFYFKIGACRHGDRCSRLHTKPSVSPTLLLSNMYQRPDMITPGVDAHGQPIDPRTIQTHFEEFYEDLFEELTKYGEIESLNICDNLADHMVGNVYVQFREEEHAANALRNLTGRFYAGRPIIVDFSPVTDFREATCRQYEENTCNRGGYCNFMHLKRISRELRRQLFGRYRRRHSRSRSRSRSPYRHRSYEERSHGGRGSSKRYDERDYYHESQSRRHRTTSPGHRRGRSRSKSPGERRNRSPVREGSEERRAKIEQWNREREQQQENANKVKNDGENANMQNGDQYYSYQQQPPPQQEKYNY from the exons ATGGCGGAGCACTTGGCGTCGATATTTGGGACGGAGAAAGACAGAGTGAACTGCCCATTCTACTTCAAGATCGGAGCGTGCAGACACGGCGACCGGTGCTCGAGGCTCCACACGAAGCCCAGCGTAAGCCCGACCCTCCTCCTCTCCAACATGTACCAGCGCCCTGACATGATCACGCCTGGCGTCGACGCTCATGGCCAGCCCATCGACCCTCGCACCATTCAAACCCACTTCGAGGAGTTCTATGAAGATCTCTTTGAGGAGCTCACCAAGTACGGCGAGATTGAAAGCCTCAATATCTGTGACAACCTTGCCGACCACATG GTGGGTAATGTCTATGTTCAGTTCAGAGAGGAAGAACATGCTGCAAATGCACTTCGCAATCTGACTGGAAGGTTTTATGCTG GCCGTCCCATCATTGTTGATTTTTCTCCAGTAACAGACTTTCGTGAAGCCACTTGTAGGCAGTACGAGGAGAACACTTGCAACCGTGGTGGATACTGCAATTTTATGCACTTGAAAAGGATCAGCAG GGAGTTAAGGCGGCAATTGTTTGGGAGGTACCGACGAAGGCACAGCCGCAGTCGAAGCCGAAGTCGGAGCCCCTACAGGCATCGTAGCTATGAAGAGCGCTCTCATGGGGGACGTGGTTCTAGCAAAAGGTATGATGAAAGGGATTATTATCACGAAAGTCAGAGCAGGAGGCACAGGACCACAAGCCCTGGCCATAGGAGAGGACGAAGCAGAAGCAAGAGCCCTGGGGAAAGGAGGAACCGCAGTCCAGTTAGGGAAGGCAGTGAAGAGCGGCGTGCCAAAATTGAACAATGGAATAGGGAAAGAGAACAACAGCAAGAAAATGCTAATAAGGTCAAAAATGATGGAGAAAATGCTAATATGCAGAATGGAGATCAGTACTATAGCTACCAGCAGCAGCCACCTCCAcagcaagaaaaatataattactgA